The following proteins are co-located in the Bordetella bronchialis genome:
- a CDS encoding FAD binding domain-containing protein, protein MKPPAFDYLRADSAEEAVALLGRLGEDARVLAGGQSLMAVLNMRLAQPAALIDISRTADLDYVRTEGGMLAVGAAATQASVEWRATLAREVPLLHQAFPYISHFQIRNRGTVCGSVAHADPSAELPLALLALGGEIVLRRAAKRRTVAAEDFFQGMLMTARAPDELVEEVRFPLAAPGQRCAFAEFSARHGDFAIVAVAAVAGADGLRLAVGGVADRPRLARWPAALRGADLETALNDFAWQLDAQGDAHASAGFRRHLVRRLGAQVLRQVMETSHT, encoded by the coding sequence ATGAAGCCCCCCGCCTTCGACTACCTGCGCGCCGACAGCGCCGAAGAGGCCGTGGCGCTGCTGGGCAGGCTGGGCGAGGATGCCCGCGTCCTGGCCGGCGGGCAATCGCTGATGGCGGTGCTGAATATGCGCCTGGCGCAGCCGGCCGCGCTAATCGATATTTCGCGCACGGCGGACCTGGACTACGTGCGGACGGAGGGCGGCATGCTGGCGGTCGGCGCCGCCGCGACGCAGGCCAGTGTGGAATGGCGCGCGACCCTGGCCCGCGAGGTCCCGCTGCTGCACCAGGCCTTTCCGTATATCTCGCATTTCCAGATCCGCAATCGCGGGACGGTATGCGGGTCCGTGGCCCACGCCGACCCCAGCGCGGAGCTGCCGCTGGCCCTGCTGGCGCTGGGCGGCGAAATCGTGCTGCGGCGCGCGGCCAAGCGGCGCACCGTGGCGGCCGAGGACTTCTTCCAGGGCATGCTGATGACGGCGCGCGCCCCCGACGAGCTGGTGGAGGAGGTGCGCTTTCCGCTGGCCGCGCCGGGGCAGCGCTGTGCCTTTGCGGAGTTTTCCGCGCGCCACGGCGATTTCGCCATCGTCGCGGTGGCCGCCGTGGCCGGCGCCGACGGCTTGCGCCTTGCGGTGGGCGGCGTGGCGGACCGCCCGCGGCTGGCACGCTGGCCGGCGGCGCTGCGCGGCGCGGACCTGGAAACCGCGCTCAACGATTTCGCCTGGCAGCTGGACGCGCAGGGCGACGCGCATGCCAGCGCCGGCTTCCGCCGCCATCTGGTCCGGCGGCTGGGCGCACAGGTACTGCGCCAGGTCATGGAGACATCGCATACATGA
- a CDS encoding UbiX family flavin prenyltransferase, which translates to MTKRLIVAITGASGAVYGVRLLRVLKAMPGWETHLVMSASGALTAAQELDMRRGEIEALADVVHNVKNIGAAVSSGSFRTAGMVVAPCSMKTLASIAHGLADNLVSRAADVVLKERRRLVLMVRETPLNLAHLQNMTAVTTMGGIIVPPVPAFYARPASIDDMVDHTVGRVLDLFDIEPAGLVRRWEGLHPSGAGDATDTAL; encoded by the coding sequence ATGACGAAGCGGCTGATCGTCGCGATCACGGGCGCCAGCGGGGCCGTCTATGGCGTGCGCCTGCTGCGGGTGCTGAAGGCGATGCCCGGCTGGGAGACCCACCTGGTGATGTCCGCCTCCGGCGCGCTGACGGCCGCCCAGGAGCTGGACATGCGGCGTGGCGAGATCGAAGCCCTGGCCGACGTCGTCCACAACGTGAAGAACATCGGCGCCGCGGTTTCCAGCGGATCTTTCCGCACGGCGGGCATGGTGGTGGCGCCGTGCTCCATGAAGACACTGGCCAGCATCGCGCATGGGCTGGCGGACAACCTGGTCAGCCGCGCGGCCGACGTCGTGCTGAAGGAACGGCGCCGCCTGGTGCTGATGGTGCGCGAGACGCCGCTGAACCTGGCCCACCTGCAGAACATGACCGCGGTCACGACCATGGGCGGGATCATCGTGCCGCCCGTGCCCGCCTTCTATGCGCGTCCCGCGTCGATCGACGATATGGTCGACCACACCGTCGGACGCGTGCTGGACCTTTTCGATATCGAACCCGCCGGCCTGGTGCGGCGCTGGGAAGGATTGCATCCTTCAGGCGCCGGCGACGCCACGGATACGGCCCTTTGA
- a CDS encoding AMP-binding protein — MLDLGRTFLQSVERSPRALALVDGDLRLDYAAWHDCIARTAAGLRQLGLGRGDRLLSVLQNRHQAATLHWACQFMGITIVPLNWRAKPEEVDYCVTDAEAKAVFFEPASQDAVRGSVAARPLPRIAVGISDAGGAALDNAGAELSWDSLLDNAGIALEPQARAEDYSLMLYTSGTTGKPKGVPRRHRQERAAALAHVAQNLYGRGERTLGVMPLYHTMGVRSLLAMALVDGVFVCMPRFDTAGALALIARERLTCLYLVPTLYHDMMVQRERQGGGTGPGPDLASVTKLGFAGAPMQDALLQRLQRAFQPRLFVNHYGSSEVYTFSIDQDALRKPGSAGRAGINTRLRVVRLDARGPHDLAPVGEEGQIIVDLSGDEAFEGYWKRPDADAKSLRDGWYYTGDIGYLDADGDLFVTGRVDDMIISGGENISPVDIESVISLCPGVAEVAVAGLPDERWGQRVVAFVTRSDARPSLDAQALDAHCRQSDLPNFKRPREYVFVAEIPKSPVGKILRRKLAAGEYLAPGTPCAQAGTAPSNPARETS; from the coding sequence ATGCTCGATCTGGGAAGAACTTTTCTGCAAAGCGTGGAGCGCAGCCCGCGCGCGCTGGCGCTCGTCGACGGCGACCTGCGCCTGGACTACGCCGCCTGGCACGACTGCATCGCCCGCACTGCCGCCGGCCTGCGACAGTTGGGGCTGGGACGCGGCGACCGGCTGTTGTCCGTGCTGCAGAACCGGCACCAGGCCGCCACGCTGCACTGGGCCTGCCAATTCATGGGCATCACCATCGTGCCGCTGAACTGGCGCGCCAAGCCGGAGGAGGTCGATTACTGCGTGACCGACGCGGAAGCCAAGGCGGTATTTTTCGAGCCGGCCAGCCAGGACGCCGTGCGGGGCAGCGTGGCGGCGCGGCCGCTGCCGCGCATCGCCGTCGGGATATCCGACGCCGGTGGCGCCGCGCTGGACAACGCCGGTGCCGAACTCTCCTGGGACAGCCTGCTGGACAACGCCGGCATCGCGCTGGAGCCGCAAGCACGAGCCGAAGACTACTCCCTGATGCTGTATACGTCCGGCACCACCGGCAAGCCCAAGGGCGTGCCCCGGCGCCACCGCCAGGAACGCGCGGCCGCGCTCGCGCACGTGGCGCAGAACCTGTACGGGCGGGGCGAACGCACGCTGGGCGTGATGCCGCTGTACCACACCATGGGCGTGCGCTCCCTGCTGGCCATGGCCCTGGTCGATGGCGTTTTCGTCTGCATGCCGCGTTTCGATACCGCGGGGGCGCTGGCATTGATCGCGCGCGAACGCCTGACCTGCCTGTACCTGGTGCCGACGCTGTACCACGACATGATGGTGCAGCGCGAACGGCAGGGCGGCGGCACGGGTCCCGGTCCGGACCTGGCGTCCGTCACCAAGCTGGGCTTCGCCGGCGCGCCCATGCAGGACGCGCTGCTGCAGCGCCTGCAGCGCGCCTTCCAGCCCCGGCTTTTCGTCAACCACTACGGATCTTCCGAGGTCTACACCTTTTCCATCGACCAGGACGCCCTGCGCAAGCCCGGCAGCGCCGGGCGCGCCGGCATCAACACCCGCCTGCGGGTGGTGCGGCTGGACGCGCGCGGTCCGCATGACCTGGCTCCCGTGGGCGAGGAAGGACAGATCATCGTGGACTTGAGCGGCGACGAGGCCTTCGAAGGCTATTGGAAGCGGCCGGACGCCGACGCCAAATCCCTGCGCGACGGCTGGTACTACACCGGCGACATCGGCTACCTGGACGCGGACGGCGATCTCTTCGTGACCGGCCGGGTCGACGACATGATCATCAGCGGCGGCGAAAACATCTCCCCGGTGGATATCGAATCGGTGATCTCGCTGTGTCCCGGCGTGGCGGAAGTGGCCGTGGCCGGCCTGCCGGACGAACGCTGGGGCCAGCGCGTGGTGGCCTTCGTGACGCGCAGCGACGCGCGGCCGTCGCTGGACGCGCAGGCCCTGGATGCGCATTGCCGGCAGTCGGACCTGCCCAACTTCAAGCGGCCGCGCGAGTACGTCTTCGTCGCCGAGATTCCCAAGTCGCCCGTGGGCAAGATCCTGCGGCGCAAGCTGGCCGCTGGCGAATACCTGGCCCCAGGCACGCCGTGCGCGCAAGCCGGCACGGCGCCATCCAACCCTGCCCGAGAGACATCATGA
- a CDS encoding UbiD family decarboxylase, with amino-acid sequence MSTRASSTPSSGAPFTDLRQWLAHLAGTGRVAVIREGVPLEHRLAAIAKRLDGKQAAFFPRPGGHAMPVVSGFMARRAWIAEAIGVPESQLLQRFRHAAEHPVPWKEIPQDQAPCQQVVHRDRDAREVLPIPTHSEHDNGPYITAGLVIARNPVTGVQNVSIHRIQVHAPARMAILMLPRHLWAFYKEAEARKQPLEVAVAIGIDPLTLLASQAIAPLDSDEMEIAGALHGAPLRMVKCRTNEVRVPADSEIVIEGRIVPGELEPEGPFGEFPKYYSAREEREVITVDAITHRRDPIYHTIVPAEMEHLLLGSIPREATLLAHLQRSFPNVLDVHLAIGGVGRYHLYVKLRKTHEGQPKNVICAAFGAHYDIKQVIVVDDDVEVHDPQQVEWAVATRFQADRDLVVIPGAQGSVLDPSTTVGWDYADGETAPAHQQGISAKMGLDATRPVAYHEHVFTKVRVPGEDDVDLAVEIDASARVDFAAPGTRQ; translated from the coding sequence ATGAGCACCCGCGCATCTTCCACTCCTTCTTCCGGCGCACCGTTCACGGACCTGCGCCAGTGGCTGGCACATCTGGCCGGTACCGGCCGCGTGGCGGTGATCCGCGAAGGCGTGCCGCTGGAACACCGCCTGGCCGCCATCGCCAAGCGCCTGGATGGCAAGCAGGCGGCCTTCTTTCCCAGGCCGGGCGGGCATGCGATGCCCGTGGTGTCCGGTTTCATGGCGCGCCGCGCCTGGATCGCGGAGGCCATCGGCGTGCCGGAATCGCAACTGCTGCAACGCTTCCGCCACGCGGCCGAGCATCCCGTGCCGTGGAAGGAGATCCCGCAGGACCAGGCGCCCTGCCAGCAGGTCGTACACCGCGACCGCGATGCGCGCGAGGTCCTGCCGATTCCCACGCACAGCGAGCACGACAACGGGCCCTACATCACGGCCGGCCTGGTCATCGCGCGCAATCCGGTCACGGGCGTGCAGAATGTCTCCATCCACCGCATCCAGGTCCATGCCCCGGCGCGCATGGCGATCCTGATGCTGCCGCGCCACCTGTGGGCGTTCTACAAGGAAGCGGAGGCGCGCAAGCAGCCGCTGGAAGTGGCGGTCGCCATCGGGATCGATCCCCTGACCCTGCTGGCCTCGCAGGCCATCGCGCCGCTGGACAGCGACGAGATGGAAATCGCCGGGGCGCTGCACGGGGCGCCGCTGCGCATGGTCAAGTGCCGGACCAACGAGGTACGCGTGCCGGCGGACAGCGAGATCGTCATCGAAGGCCGCATCGTGCCGGGCGAACTGGAGCCCGAAGGCCCGTTCGGCGAGTTCCCCAAGTACTACAGCGCGCGCGAGGAGCGCGAAGTCATCACGGTGGATGCCATCACGCATCGCCGGGATCCCATCTACCACACCATCGTTCCCGCGGAAATGGAACACCTGCTGCTGGGCTCGATCCCGCGCGAGGCGACCTTGCTGGCCCATCTGCAGCGCAGTTTCCCCAATGTGCTGGACGTACACCTGGCCATCGGCGGAGTAGGGCGCTACCACCTGTATGTGAAGCTGCGCAAGACGCACGAGGGCCAGCCCAAGAACGTGATCTGCGCGGCCTTCGGCGCGCACTACGACATCAAGCAGGTCATCGTGGTGGACGACGATGTGGAGGTGCACGACCCGCAGCAGGTCGAATGGGCGGTAGCCACGCGTTTCCAGGCCGACCGCGACCTGGTGGTGATCCCGGGCGCGCAGGGTTCGGTGCTGGATCCTTCCACCACGGTCGGCTGGGACTACGCCGATGGCGAGACGGCGCCCGCGCACCAGCAGGGCATCAGCGCCAAGATGGGACTGGACGCCACGCGGCCGGTGGCCTACCACGAGCACGTGTTCACCAAGGTGCGCGTGCCCGGCGAAGACGACGTGGACCTGGCGGTGGAGATCGATGCGTCGGCGCGCGTGGACTTCGCCGCACCCGGGACGCGGCAATGA
- a CDS encoding (2Fe-2S)-binding protein: MKQIARDSLHTVRLQLNGVERGAPCASRTLLSDFLREGLGATGTHVGCEHGVCGACTVQIDGVAARSCMTLAVQAEGRRVDTVEGLCDADGPLSDLQAAFQRHHALQCGFCTAGILMSCDDYLRRRPDPTETEVREMLSGHLCRCTGYTPIVRAVLETAARRGAGRSAQAASTASISAPPPAGAAASGAAAGASPAAAPSGTSVTSSTES; encoded by the coding sequence ATGAAGCAGATCGCCCGCGACAGCCTGCACACGGTGCGGCTGCAATTGAACGGCGTCGAACGCGGCGCGCCCTGCGCGTCCCGCACGCTGCTGTCGGATTTCCTGCGCGAAGGGCTGGGCGCGACCGGCACCCACGTGGGCTGCGAACACGGTGTCTGCGGCGCCTGCACGGTGCAGATCGACGGCGTCGCCGCGCGTTCCTGCATGACGCTGGCGGTGCAGGCCGAAGGCCGGCGCGTCGATACGGTGGAAGGGCTGTGCGACGCCGACGGGCCGCTCTCGGACCTGCAGGCCGCTTTCCAGCGCCACCACGCGCTGCAGTGCGGCTTTTGTACGGCCGGCATCCTGATGTCCTGCGACGACTACCTGCGCCGGCGCCCCGATCCGACCGAGACGGAAGTGCGCGAGATGTTGTCGGGACATCTGTGCCGCTGCACCGGATACACGCCCATCGTGCGCGCGGTGCTGGAGACCGCCGCGCGGCGCGGCGCCGGCAGGAGTGCGCAGGCGGCCTCCACCGCTTCGATTTCCGCCCCGCCGCCGGCCGGTGCCGCCGCTTCCGGCGCCGCGGCGGGTGCATCCCCGGCGGCCGCGCCATCGGGGACATCTGTTACGTCGTCCACGGAATCCTGA